The following is a genomic window from Marinitoga hydrogenitolerans DSM 16785.
TAAATCACCTTCACATAATGCTGTTCCAGATGAATGTGTTATTCATATTGATAGAAGGCTTACAGCAGGAGAAACTAAAGAAAGTGCATTCGAAGAAATAAAAGAGATATTTAGAAAAACAGGAATTGATGCAGAAATAGTGGAATTGACATATTCAAAACCTGCATATACTGGAATTGAATATCCTGTTGAAAAGTATTTTCCAACATGGGTACTTGAAGAAAATTCAGATGTTGTACAAGCAGCAAAAGAAACATATGTTAAGACATTTGGCAAAGAACCATTAATAGATAAATGGACATTTAGCACAAATGGTATAGCTACAGCTGGTGTTTATAATATTCCAACAGTTGGTTTCGGCCCAGGTGATGAAAAATATGCACATGCACCCAATGAAAAGGTAAAGATCGAACATCTTGTAAAAGCTGCAGCATTTTATGCAAACTTCCCAAAAACACTGGTTGAAAAAATAAAATAATAATTATATGTATAAAACTTTTAGATAACCATAAAATTCATAAAAATATATCAAGGGGGTAGACATTATGTCAGCATTTTTTAAAACAGAAAAAAGTAGACATTTCATAACAACACAGGATTTTACAAATGAAGAAATAGAAATGATGTTAGATTTAGCAAGAGATTTAAAAATTAAGATGGCATCCAATATACCAACACCATATTTGTTGTATAAAACACTATTTTTGATTTTCTTTGATCAATCAACAAGAACAAGAAATTCAATGGAAGCAGGAATAGCTCAATTAGGAGGACATGCCAACTTTTTAAACCCAAGCATGATGCAATTATCCCATGGCGAAACTCCAGAAGATACAGCAAGAGTTTTGGCAAGAATGGGCCATGGAATTGCTGTTAGGGCATGTGAATTTGGAAAGGGAAATAAATACTTAAGAGGCATGGCATCAGTTTCTCAAGTTCCAGTTATGAATTTGCAAGACGATATTTATCATCCATTTCAGGTATTGGCAGATGCAATGACAATGCAAGAAAGATTTGGGAAAAATTTAAAAGGATTAAAGGTAGGTATTAGCTGGGCATATGCAGAAAGTCATTTAAAACCATTATCAGTTCCACAATCACAAATATTATTATTTACAAGACTAGGTATGGATGTTACATTGGCATATCCTGAAAAATTTGATTTAATGCCAGATATAGTAAAACAGGCACAGGAAAATGCAGAAAAATATGGCGGAAAACTGAACATTACACATAAAATGGAAGATGCATTTGTTGATGCGCATGTGGTTATCCCTAAAAACTGGGGCGGATTCTTTGTTTCAGACGATCCTGAAGAAATAATGGCAGAAACACGAAAACATAAAGATTGGATTTGTGATGAGGAAAAAATGAAATTGACAAGAAAAGATTCTATTTATATGCATGCATTGCCAGCGGATAGAGGAAGAGAGGTTGTTGATTCAGTTATTGATGGCCCTCATTCAGTTATATTTGATGAGGCAGAAAACAGAATACATACTGCAAAGGCTGTAATGACATTGTTAATGGGTGGAAGATAATAAGGTGTGATTTTATGTTTGACTTAGGTATTTTAAACGGTAAGATTTATATAAGCGGTAAGTTTATTGAGGGAAATATATATATAAAAAATGGAAAAATATATGACATTTCAAAATCTATGTTAGAAGCAAAAAAATATTATGATATTTCCGGGAAGTATTTACTTCCCGGTTTTATAGATTCACATGTTCATTTTCATCTTGATCTAGGGAATTTTATTTCAGTAGATGATTTCAGTTCTGGATCAATCTCTGCAGCATACGGAGGAATAACGACATATATAGATTTTTTAGCGCCAGTAAGAACTGCGGATGAATTGGAAAGAGCTTTTTATGAAAGATTGAGTGATGCAAAAAAAAGCGTCGGGGATTATGCTTTTCATGCAACTATAGCAAATCCTACAGATGAGCCCGAAAAAATAATAAGTACTGCAAAAAAATTAGGACTGTCGAGCATTAAACTGTTCACCACATATTCGTCTTCAAATAGAAGGACATATGATGATTATATTTCAAAGTTATTAGAATTGTCCAGAAACTATGGAATAGTTATTTTGATACATTCTGAAAACGATGAAATTATAAGAAAATATGAAAATAATAAAATAAAAATTGCAGATCATTCAAAATACAGACCAACAATTTCTGAATTGTCTGAAGTAATAAAATTAGCAGAAATGTCAGAATATTATAATGCTCAATTATATATAGTTCATTTAACAAGTGGAAAAACATTAGAAGAATTAAAGAAAAAATTTAATCATATTTTAGGAAAAAATTTGGTTATTGAAAGTTGTCCTCATTATTTTTATTTCACTGAAGATATATATAATACAGAAAATGGGTATTTATATACAATGACACCGCCTTTGAGAAGTGAAGAAGAACAAAATTTATTAATTGACAATATAGAATATATAAATACAATAGGAACAGATCATTGTTCGTTTTACAAAAAAGAGAAAGCAGGAGAATATATAAATGGTCTTCCAATGGGTATTGGTGGTGTCGAGTTTTCATTTGTTTTAATGTATACAAAATTTGGTGAAAGAATAATTGACAAATTTACAAGGAATGTTGCCAGATATTATGGTCTGAATAAAAAAGGTGAAATATTACCTTCATATGATGCAGATTTGGTTGTATTTGATCCGGATGAAAAATGGGAAATAAAAAATCACCATTCCAAATCTGATTATATTCCATATGAAAATTTTGAGGTGAAAGGAAAAATTATTTCAACAATATCAAAAGGAAAATTTATTATAAAAGATGGAATTTTAAATCAAAGAGTTAAAGGTTCGTATATAAAAAGGAGAGAAATTGTATGGTAAAAGTCATAATTAATTGTGATATTTTTGATTATGAAAGTTACAGAAAAAACCAATATATAAGATTTGATGAAGAAATAATAAAAGTAGGTCCAATGGAAGATTTCAAAAAAAACGGAAATGAAAATATAATAGATTTTAAAGGGAAACTCGTAATGCCAGGTTTTGTTAACGGACATACACATATATATTCAACATTTGCAAGAGGAATGAGTGTGGATTTTAATCCGAAAAGTTTCTCAGATATTTTAAAACAGTTATGGTGGA
Proteins encoded in this region:
- a CDS encoding ornithine carbamoyltransferase → MSAFFKTEKSRHFITTQDFTNEEIEMMLDLARDLKIKMASNIPTPYLLYKTLFLIFFDQSTRTRNSMEAGIAQLGGHANFLNPSMMQLSHGETPEDTARVLARMGHGIAVRACEFGKGNKYLRGMASVSQVPVMNLQDDIYHPFQVLADAMTMQERFGKNLKGLKVGISWAYAESHLKPLSVPQSQILLFTRLGMDVTLAYPEKFDLMPDIVKQAQENAEKYGGKLNITHKMEDAFVDAHVVIPKNWGGFFVSDDPEEIMAETRKHKDWICDEEKMKLTRKDSIYMHALPADRGREVVDSVIDGPHSVIFDEAENRIHTAKAVMTLLMGGR
- a CDS encoding dihydroorotase, with amino-acid sequence MFDLGILNGKIYISGKFIEGNIYIKNGKIYDISKSMLEAKKYYDISGKYLLPGFIDSHVHFHLDLGNFISVDDFSSGSISAAYGGITTYIDFLAPVRTADELERAFYERLSDAKKSVGDYAFHATIANPTDEPEKIISTAKKLGLSSIKLFTTYSSSNRRTYDDYISKLLELSRNYGIVILIHSENDEIIRKYENNKIKIADHSKYRPTISELSEVIKLAEMSEYYNAQLYIVHLTSGKTLEELKKKFNHILGKNLVIESCPHYFYFTEDIYNTENGYLYTMTPPLRSEEEQNLLIDNIEYINTIGTDHCSFYKKEKAGEYINGLPMGIGGVEFSFVLMYTKFGERIIDKFTRNVARYYGLNKKGEILPSYDADLVVFDPDEKWEIKNHHSKSDYIPYENFEVKGKIISTISKGKFIIKDGILNQRVKGSYIKRREIVW